One window of the Triticum dicoccoides isolate Atlit2015 ecotype Zavitan chromosome 3B, WEW_v2.0, whole genome shotgun sequence genome contains the following:
- the LOC119278601 gene encoding glucan endo-1,3-beta-glucosidase GI, with protein sequence MTIGVCYGVVANNLPPANDVVQLYKSKGLTGMRIYFADAKALSALRGSGIALILDVGGTDVLASLAANASNAANWVRDNVRPYYPAVNIKYIAAGNEVLGGDTRNIVPAMRNLNSALAGAGLGAIKVSTSIRFDAVTNTFPPSNGVFAQAYMTDVARLLASTGAPLLTNVYPYFAYKDNPRDIQLNYATFRPGTTVRDQNNGLTYTCLFDAMVDAVVAALERAGAPGVRVVVSESGWPSASGFAATADNARAYNQGLIDHVGGGTPKRPGLLETYIFAMFNENFKTGELIEKHFGLFNPDKSPAYPIRFQ encoded by the coding sequence ATGACGATCGGCGTCTGCTACGGCGTGGTGGCCAACAACCTCCCGCCGGCGAACGACGTGGTGCAGCTCTACAAGTCCAAGGGCCTCACCGGCATGCGCATCTACTTCGCCGACGCCAAAGCCCTCTCCGCGCTCCGCGGCTCCGGCATCGCCCTCATCCTCGACGTCGGCGGCACCGACGTGCTGGCCAGCCTCGCCGCCAATGCCTCCAACGCGGCGAACTGGGTCCGGGACAACGTGCGGCCCTACTACCCGGCCGTGAACATCAAGTACATCGCCGCCGGCAACGAGGTCCTGGGCGGCGACACGCGGAACATCGTCCCGGCCATGCGGAACCTCAACTCGGCCCTCGCCGGCGCCGGCCTCGGCGCCATCAAGGTGTCCACCTCGATCCGGTTCGACGCGGTGACCAACACCTTCCCGCCGTCCAACGGCGTGTTCGCGCAGGCCTACATGACGGACGTGGCCCGGCTGCTGGCGAGCACCGGCGCGCCGCTGCTGACCAACGTGTATCCCTACTTCGCCTACAAGGACAACCCGCGGGACATCCAGCTGAACTACGCGACGTTCCGGCCGGGCACCACCGTGCGTGACCAGAACAACGGGCTGACCTACACGTGCCTGTTCGACGCCATGGTGGACGCCGTGGTGGCGGCGCTGGAGCGGGCCGGGGCGCCCGGGGTGAGGGTGGTGGTGTCGGAGAGCGGGTGGCCGTCGGCGAGCGGGTTCGCGGCGACGGCGGACAACGCGAGGGCGTACAACCAGGGGCTGATCGACCACGTTGGCGGGGGCACGCCCAAGAGGCCCGGCTTGCTGGAGACGTACATCTTCGCCATGTTCAACGAGAACTTCAAGACCGGGGAGCTCATCGAGAAGCACTTCGGGCTGTTCAACCCGGACAAGTCGCCGGCGTACCCCATCCGGTTCCAGTAG